AAGCAGTATTCGAACATAGAGAAATGATGAATAATTCTTTACTCAAAATTTATTATATCCAAGAGTTTGTTAAGAGACCGCCTCGAGATATTCGTATAATTTCTATGGATGATGAAGCAGTAACAGCGATTTATCGAAGTTCAACTTCAGACAATTGGAAAACAAATGTTGCACTTGGAGCAAAAGTCTCTCCTTGTAAGATCACGGATGAGATTGAAGAAATTGCTGTGAAAACATCAAAAGTCCTTGGAGGGGGAATCCTAGCAATAGATGCTATGGAGAGTGAGGATGGCATTTTGGTGCATGAAGTAAACTCTACAATAGAGTTCAAAGGCGCAGCCACAGCATCTGGTAAAGATATTGGAAATAAAATCTTAGATTTTGTTGTAAGAAAATGTAAGAAATAGAATGAGTATTATTTATCGAGCCCCTCCTCCGCCACCACCAAATCCACCTCCAGCACCAAATCCGCCACCACCAAATCCTCCAGAACTTCCTCTGGCTTGGGCACTTGGTGGATAAGCTGTCATGATCGGCCTAACGAAAAGGGGCATATATGGTGTAAATTCAATCTCTTTAAGCGGTATTTTAAGTTCTTTCATTATTTTTACTACATTATCGCCCAATCCAAGCGACGTCCCATAAACTAGCCATGAACCCCACATTGAGAGATCATCTGGCGCATATTTTTTTATGAGAGCTAAATCAGATAGAAATCTCTTAAAGGAATCCCATTGTAATTTCTCTTTGTATGCTGAACCTTTCCATTTCCCAAAAAGTGTTGAGGGAAAAGCTAAGGCTATAGCAAATTGGATTATAGGAATTAAAGAAGTTATGGTTGCATGAGACAAGATTGATGCAACGTTTGTGAGTGTAAAAAGAAGAATTAAAGAAATAACAAACAAAGATGCAGAGATTAGTATGAAAGGAACAAGCTT
The genomic region above belongs to Candidatus Bathyarchaeota archaeon and contains:
- the lysX gene encoding lysine biosynthesis protein LysX, whose amino-acid sequence is KKIDKFGDIVLQRCIGYFRGLHFSAMLESKGISVINSFNTSLLCGDKLLTSLQLSKAGIPTPKTYVAFSMESALDAISKIGYPVVVKPIIGSWGRLISLVKDRESAEAVFEHREMMNNSLLKIYYIQEFVKRPPRDIRIISMDDEAVTAIYRSSTSDNWKTNVALGAKVSPCKITDEIEEIAVKTSKVLGGGILAIDAMESEDGILVHEVNSTIEFKGAATASGKDIGNKILDFVVRKCKK